From Micromonas commoda chromosome 3, complete sequence, a single genomic window includes:
- a CDS encoding predicted protein: MKTRIACYFDVPRPDNKSDDINWVDVRAREPRVRLQIFRPFRLPPIALDPTDPKHPPGPVPVQRQPQIDLKHTDMKNDLKRKVAAKTGVPSWRLSMRLGPFQEVYMFDRGAKNGIMPKTFGITTMVHRPELVGNARFDALYFGAWPKDLPDEEPNPLADGWGQEWEGPNGVKEALKQYERKKR, translated from the coding sequence atGAAGACCCGCATCGCGTGCTACTTCGATGTGCCCCGCCCCGATAACAAGTCGGACGACATCAACTGGGTCGAcgtgcgcgcccgcgagccccgcgtccgcctccaaATCTTTCGACCGTTTCGCCTCCCTCCCATCGCGCTCGATCCGACTGACCCGAAGCATCCACCGggccccgtccccgtccaaCGACAACCCCAGATCGACCTGAAGCACACCGACATGAAGAATGACCTCAAGCGCAAGGTGGCCGCCAAGACGGGCGTCCCGAGCTGGCGCCTCTCCATGCGACTCGGACCCTTCCAGGAGGTGTACATGTTCGACCGGGGCGCCAAGAACGGCATCATGCCGAAGACCTTCGGGATCACGACGATGGTCCACAGGCCGGAACTCGTCGGCAACGCGCGTTTCGACGCCTTATACTTCGGCGCGTGGCCCAAAGACCTCCCCGACGAGGAGCCGAACCCGCTCGCGGACGGGTGGGGGCAGGAGTGGGAGGGACCCAACGGCGTCAAAGAGGCGCTCAAGCAGTACGAGAGGAAGAAGCGCTAA
- a CDS encoding predicted protein, which produces MQLAQQQGQPMQGGMMPQGGMMSQGGQPGMQMQQLQQMNPQQRQQYMQQQQQMQMQQQQQMQMQQQQQQQQQAQAAAAAAAKGKGAKGKKGPAGATGGQMMGQMSYQPMPGQAAEMQMPQMPVPQSPGKKKGNVTPVGMPPGSYSLNTGGGRGASARQASTPRGNKGKKKD; this is translated from the coding sequence ATGCAActcgcgcagcagcaggGTCAGCCCATGCAGGGAGGGATGATGCCCCAGGGAGGGATGATGTCCCAGGGTGGCCAGCCCGGCATGCAGATGCAGCAACTTCAGCAGATGAACCCGCAGCAGCGCCAGCAGTAcatgcagcagcagcagcaaaTGCAGATGCAGCAACAGCAGCAGATGCagatgcagcagcagcaacaacaacaacaacaggcgcaggcggcggcggcggcggcggcaaaggggaagggcgccaagggcaagaagggcccggcgggcgccacgGGTGGCCAGATGATGGGCCAGATGAGTTACCAGCCGATGCCCGGTCAGGCTGCGGAGATGCAGATGCCGCAGATGCCGGTGCCGCAGTCGCCCGGAAAGAAGAAAGGCAACGTCACGCCGGTTGGGATGCCCCCGGGGTCGTACTCGTTGAacacgggcggcggcaggggcgcgagcgcgaggcaggcgtcgacgccgaggggaAACAAGGGAAAGAAGAAGGACTAA
- a CDS encoding predicted protein, which translates to EPVCTVIERPGVREFLAQLATFAEVCVFTAGMEGYAKPLLDAIDPAGDSIHHRLYRQACVKTPIRDHVKDISRLGRDLSATVIVDNNPFSFLLQPHNGIPIVSFTGDPGDDGLLRQLLPVLRRLGDAVARGEDVRPFCRRQFKI; encoded by the coding sequence GAACCCGTGTGCACCGTGATCGAGAGACCGGGCGTGCGAGAGTTTCTGGCGCAGCTCGCTACGTTCGCCGAGGTTTGCGTGTTCACGGCGGGCATGGAAGGGTACGCGAAACCCCTTTTGGACGCGATCGACCCCGCCGGTGACTCGATTCACCACAGACTGTACCGGCAGGCGTGCGTGAAGACGCCCATCAGGGACCACGTGAAGGACATCAGCCGGCTGGGCAGGGATCTCAGCGCGACGGTGATCGTGGATAACAACCCGTTCTCGTTTCTCCTCCAGCCGCACAACGGGATACCGATCGTGAGCTTCACGGGGGaccccggggacgacgggttGTTGCGGCAGCTGCTGCCGGTGCTGCGtaggctcggcgacgcggtggcgcgcggggaggacgtcCGGCCCTTCTGCCGGCGTCAGTTTAAGATTGA